A region from the Pseudonocardia petroleophila genome encodes:
- a CDS encoding LLM class flavin-dependent oxidoreductase, whose amino-acid sequence MTTPQFGLVLCSQFPPGDDAGARFAEQVQQVHHARDAGFDSVWATQHYLAEEFQYLHPLAVLGRLLPETGDMRIGTAITLMALTHPVDLAEQLATLDILSGGRLVLGAGLGYRDVEFDAFGVPRGRRLRRFTENLDLVRRLWTDDEVSFDGEAGRLDRVRPVLRPVQRPHPPIWLAGHTDAALTRTAATGLPWLAAAAHVDADHLRRQVAFYRDACAAHGRADAEVNVLQEVFVGKSDADAVDRVRDALAAKYAAYRSWGQDRVLPDSQTFDKEFDELRRGRFVLGGPETCRRRLQELVDTVGPTHVLLRPQWPGLAHEQVMASLHRLTGEVLPAVRPTGVRA is encoded by the coding sequence ATGACGACCCCACAGTTCGGTCTCGTGCTGTGCAGCCAGTTCCCGCCCGGTGACGACGCGGGCGCCCGCTTCGCCGAGCAGGTGCAGCAGGTGCACCACGCCCGCGACGCCGGGTTCGACTCGGTGTGGGCCACCCAGCACTACCTCGCCGAGGAGTTCCAGTACCTGCACCCGCTGGCCGTGCTGGGCCGGCTGCTGCCCGAGACCGGGGACATGCGGATCGGCACCGCCATCACGCTGATGGCGCTCACCCATCCCGTCGACCTCGCCGAGCAGCTCGCCACCCTCGACATCCTCTCCGGCGGGCGGCTCGTCCTCGGGGCCGGGCTCGGCTACCGCGACGTCGAGTTCGACGCCTTCGGGGTGCCCCGTGGTCGTCGGCTGCGCCGGTTCACCGAGAACCTCGACCTCGTGCGCCGGCTGTGGACCGACGACGAGGTGAGCTTCGACGGCGAGGCCGGGCGGCTGGACCGGGTCCGGCCGGTGCTGCGCCCGGTGCAGCGCCCGCACCCGCCGATCTGGCTGGCCGGGCACACCGACGCCGCGCTGACCCGCACCGCCGCCACCGGGCTGCCCTGGCTCGCCGCGGCCGCGCACGTCGACGCCGACCACCTGCGCCGCCAGGTGGCGTTCTACCGGGACGCCTGCGCCGCGCACGGGCGGGCCGACGCCGAGGTCAACGTGCTGCAGGAGGTGTTCGTGGGCAAGAGCGACGCCGACGCCGTCGACCGGGTCCGCGACGCACTCGCCGCCAAGTACGCGGCCTACCGGTCGTGGGGCCAGGACCGGGTGCTGCCCGACTCCCAGACCTTCGACAAGGAGTTCGACGAGCTGCGCCGCGGCCGCTTCGTGCTCGGCGGCCCGGAGACCTGCCGGCGGCGGCTGCAGGAGCTGGTCGACACCGTCGGCCCGACCCACGTCCTGCTGCGCCCGCAGTGGCCCGGGCTGGCGCACGAGCAGGTGATGGCGAGCCTGCACCGGCTCACCGGCGAGGTGCTCCCGGCGGTGCGCCCGACCGGGGTGCGCGCGTGA
- a CDS encoding acyl-CoA dehydrogenase family protein, producing the protein MTTTELRKDLRALIDRICADFPDPYWRELDEARRYPEEFVAALTGTGALGALVPEEYGGQGLGLGDASVLLEGINANGGNAGPVHAQLYTMGSLLRHGSEEQKQRYLPGIASGELRLQAFGVTEPTAGTDTTSITTTAVRTGDGYVVNGQKVWISRVQHSDLMLLLARTTPRDQVQRKSDGMSLFLIDLRVTEGVELRPLRTMVNHETNEVFFTDARIPADALIGEEGEGFRYILDGMNAERILIAAECVGDGRWFVERASRYAGDRQVFGRPIGANQGVQFPIARAHVHVEAADLMRWKACDLFDAGRPCGAEANMAKLLAADASWEAADAALQTHGGYGFSVEYDIERKFRETRLYQVAPVSTNLILSYVGQHVLGMPRSF; encoded by the coding sequence ATGACCACCACGGAACTGCGCAAGGACCTGCGCGCCCTGATCGACCGGATCTGCGCCGACTTCCCCGACCCCTACTGGCGCGAGCTCGACGAGGCCCGCCGCTACCCCGAGGAGTTCGTCGCCGCGCTCACCGGCACCGGGGCGCTGGGCGCGCTGGTGCCCGAGGAGTACGGCGGGCAGGGGCTGGGTCTGGGCGACGCGTCGGTGCTGCTGGAGGGCATCAACGCCAACGGCGGCAACGCCGGACCGGTGCACGCGCAGCTCTACACGATGGGCTCGCTGCTGCGGCACGGCAGCGAGGAGCAGAAGCAGCGCTACCTGCCCGGCATCGCCTCCGGGGAGCTGCGGCTGCAGGCCTTCGGCGTCACCGAGCCCACCGCGGGCACCGACACCACCTCCATCACCACCACCGCCGTGCGCACGGGAGACGGGTACGTCGTCAACGGGCAGAAGGTGTGGATCTCCCGCGTCCAGCACTCCGACCTCATGCTGCTGCTGGCCCGCACCACCCCGCGCGACCAGGTCCAGCGCAAGTCCGACGGCATGTCGCTGTTCCTGATCGACCTGCGCGTCACCGAGGGCGTGGAGCTGCGGCCGCTGCGCACCATGGTCAACCACGAGACCAACGAGGTGTTCTTCACCGACGCCCGCATCCCCGCCGACGCGCTGATCGGCGAGGAGGGCGAGGGCTTCCGCTACATCCTCGACGGGATGAACGCCGAGCGGATCCTCATCGCCGCGGAGTGCGTCGGCGACGGGCGCTGGTTCGTCGAGCGGGCCTCGCGCTACGCGGGTGACCGCCAGGTGTTCGGCCGCCCCATCGGCGCCAACCAGGGCGTGCAGTTCCCGATCGCCCGGGCGCACGTCCACGTGGAGGCGGCCGACCTGATGCGCTGGAAGGCCTGCGACCTGTTCGACGCCGGGCGGCCGTGCGGCGCCGAGGCCAACATGGCCAAGCTGCTCGCGGCCGACGCGTCGTGGGAGGCGGCCGACGCGGCGCTGCAGACCCACGGCGGCTACGGGTTCAGCGTCGAGTACGACATCGAGCGCAAGTTCCGCGAGACGCGGCTCTACCAGGTCGCGCCCGTCTCGACGAACCTCATCCTCTCCTACGTGGGCCAGCACGTCCTGGGCATGCCGAGGTCGTTCTGA
- a CDS encoding MaoC family dehydratase — MTTHTGWQGRFYEDFVVGDVFEHPLGRTITTTDNIWFTLLTQNTAPVHFDHEYARRTEFGRPLVNSTLTLSLVAGQSVTDVSQNVFANLGWERVTLPHPVFEGDTIHSRSTVEAVRESRSRPTLGVVTVATTGTKQTGEVVIEFLRTLLVYKRGHGPRFEEGR, encoded by the coding sequence ATGACGACCCACACCGGCTGGCAGGGCCGCTTCTACGAGGACTTCGTGGTGGGCGACGTGTTCGAGCACCCGCTCGGGCGCACCATCACCACGACGGACAACATCTGGTTCACGCTGCTGACCCAGAACACCGCGCCGGTGCACTTCGACCACGAGTACGCCCGGCGCACCGAGTTCGGGCGGCCGCTGGTCAACTCCACGCTGACGCTGTCGCTGGTGGCCGGGCAGAGCGTCACCGACGTCTCGCAGAACGTCTTCGCCAACCTCGGCTGGGAGAGGGTCACGCTGCCGCACCCCGTGTTCGAGGGCGACACGATCCACTCGCGGTCGACGGTGGAGGCGGTGCGGGAGTCCCGGTCGCGGCCCACGCTCGGCGTCGTCACGGTGGCGACCACCGGCACCAAGCAGACCGGCGAGGTCGTCATCGAGTTCCTGCGCACGCTGCTGGTCTACAAGCGCGGGCACGGCCCGCGGTTCGAGGAGGGCCGATGA
- a CDS encoding CaiB/BaiF CoA transferase family protein, whose product MTGLPLAGITVVALEQAVAAPFASRQLADLGARVIKIERPDGGDFARGYDGVVAGGSSAFVWLNRGKESVQLDVKDPDGRAALDRLLDRADVLVANLAPMALERLGLTAAALAPRHPQLVVATVSGYAPGGPSGAKKAYDALVQAESGLMSLTGAAGAPAKVGISIADIAAGSYAFSGILAALRHRDRTGEALPVEVSLFGALAEWMAYPLYFTAHSGVAPVPMGTAHPTIAPYGAVTAAGGEQLMIAVQNEREWVRLCTAVLDDAALATDVRFATNPLRVAHRSELDAALAAACARRPVDVLIARLEAAGIAWGRLTELADLAAHPELAPPERWLDTRTPGGTVRTLRPPGAPGDRIAGGGAVPALGEHTAAVLAALEEDA is encoded by the coding sequence GTGACCGGGCTGCCGCTGGCCGGGATCACCGTCGTCGCCCTGGAGCAGGCCGTCGCGGCCCCGTTCGCGAGCCGTCAGCTGGCCGACCTCGGCGCCCGGGTGATCAAGATCGAGCGCCCGGACGGCGGCGACTTCGCGCGCGGCTACGACGGCGTCGTCGCGGGCGGGTCCAGCGCCTTCGTCTGGCTCAACCGCGGCAAGGAGTCGGTGCAGCTCGACGTCAAGGACCCGGACGGCCGCGCCGCGCTCGACCGGCTGCTCGACCGCGCCGACGTGCTGGTGGCCAACCTCGCGCCCATGGCGCTGGAGCGGCTCGGCCTGACCGCGGCGGCCCTCGCCCCGCGCCACCCGCAGCTCGTCGTCGCCACGGTGTCGGGCTACGCCCCGGGCGGGCCGTCGGGGGCGAAGAAGGCCTACGACGCGCTGGTGCAGGCCGAGAGCGGGCTGATGTCACTGACCGGGGCCGCGGGCGCGCCGGCCAAGGTCGGCATCTCGATCGCCGACATCGCCGCGGGGTCCTACGCGTTCAGCGGGATCCTCGCCGCGCTGCGCCACCGCGACCGCACCGGCGAGGCGCTGCCCGTCGAGGTGTCGCTGTTCGGGGCGCTGGCCGAGTGGATGGCCTACCCGCTGTACTTCACCGCCCACTCCGGCGTCGCCCCCGTGCCGATGGGCACCGCCCACCCGACCATCGCGCCCTACGGCGCGGTCACGGCCGCGGGCGGCGAGCAGCTCATGATCGCCGTGCAGAACGAGCGCGAGTGGGTGCGGCTGTGCACCGCGGTCCTCGACGACGCCGCGCTGGCCACCGACGTCCGGTTCGCCACCAACCCGCTGCGGGTCGCGCACCGGTCCGAGCTGGACGCGGCCCTCGCCGCGGCCTGCGCGCGCCGTCCCGTCGACGTGCTGATCGCCCGGCTGGAGGCGGCCGGCATCGCCTGGGGCCGGCTCACCGAGCTCGCCGACCTCGCCGCGCACCCCGAGCTGGCGCCGCCGGAGCGCTGGCTCGACACCCGCACACCCGGGGGCACCGTCCGCACGCTGCGCCCGCCCGGCGCCCCCGGCGACCGGATCGCGGGCGGCGGCGCCGTGCCCGCGCTGGGCGAGCACACCGCGGCCGTCCTGGCCGCACTGGAGGAGGACGCATGA
- a CDS encoding IclR family transcriptional regulator: MSVPPAPPPGPPSGDAGMRAVRATLAVLEAVSELQPVGVSALARATGIPKSTVQRSLVTLREAGWLTPARSDPRRWAMTGRALAVGLRGSTETTLREAALAGMQELRDRTRETIHLSGFGPEHAPAGGTTPAMVVIDRLDSTEPVRTWVRLGTRVPLHASCSGRAVLSRLPDDEADRLLAGELERFSAETLVDPDALRAELREVRHRGWATALASWRPGVGAVAAALLGPHGRPVGALAVSVPMQRFDDARARELGPQVAAAAARIGDLLDGAGR, translated from the coding sequence GTGTCCGTTCCCCCCGCGCCCCCGCCCGGCCCGCCGTCCGGTGACGCCGGGATGCGGGCCGTCCGGGCCACCCTCGCGGTGCTGGAGGCGGTGTCCGAGCTGCAGCCGGTCGGGGTCTCCGCGCTGGCCCGGGCCACCGGCATCCCGAAGAGCACCGTGCAGCGCAGCCTGGTGACCCTGCGCGAGGCCGGCTGGCTCACCCCGGCCCGGTCCGACCCGCGGCGCTGGGCGATGACCGGCCGGGCCCTCGCCGTCGGGCTGCGGGGCTCCACCGAGACGACGCTGCGCGAGGCGGCACTGGCCGGGATGCAGGAGCTGCGGGACCGGACGCGGGAGACGATCCACCTCAGCGGGTTCGGCCCCGAGCACGCCCCGGCCGGTGGGACGACCCCGGCGATGGTCGTCATCGACCGCCTCGACAGCACCGAGCCGGTGCGGACCTGGGTCCGGCTGGGCACCCGCGTGCCCCTGCACGCCAGCTGCAGCGGCCGCGCCGTGCTCTCCCGGCTGCCCGACGACGAGGCCGACCGCCTGCTGGCCGGCGAGCTGGAGCGGTTCTCCGCGGAGACCCTGGTGGACCCCGACGCGCTGCGGGCGGAGCTGCGGGAGGTGCGCCACCGGGGCTGGGCCACGGCCCTGGCCAGCTGGCGTCCGGGGGTCGGGGCGGTGGCCGCGGCCCTGCTCGGCCCGCACGGGCGCCCGGTCGGCGCACTGGCCGTGTCGGTGCCGATGCAGCGCTTCGACGACGCCCGCGCCCGCGAGCTCGGCCCGCAGGTGGCGGCGGCCGCGGCCCGGATCGGTGACCTCCTGGACGGGGCAGGCCGCTGA
- a CDS encoding alpha/beta hydrolase, with translation MALHPQARALIDRWAELGARPLHELGVIGARAAVDGARVLAGDRERVASVREVLVPGPAGVLPVRVYDPEPGAGRPLVVYLHGGGFVAGSVDASDRPCRTLAVATRCVVASVEYRRSPETPFPGPLEDAYAATCALAGMRPELGVDPDRLVVAGDSAGGGLAAGVTLLARDRSGPRITGQVLVYPALAPAPGGVSDDPSDTAGAGGGLSRGEMDFFWRHYLPDPADPDPYAAPLHAADLSGLPAALVVTAEHDVLRAEGLAYASRLRSAGVPVTAVDAEGMMHGFVGQFGAVPAGRRILDDLAEFLR, from the coding sequence GTGGCACTGCACCCCCAGGCACGGGCGCTGATCGACCGCTGGGCCGAGCTGGGGGCCCGGCCGCTGCACGAGCTGGGCGTCATCGGCGCCCGGGCGGCCGTCGACGGGGCGCGGGTGCTGGCCGGGGACCGCGAGCGGGTCGCGTCGGTGCGCGAGGTGCTGGTGCCGGGGCCGGCGGGGGTGCTGCCGGTGCGGGTCTACGACCCCGAGCCGGGGGCGGGCCGTCCGCTGGTCGTGTACCTGCACGGCGGCGGGTTCGTCGCGGGGTCGGTCGACGCGTCCGACCGGCCGTGCCGCACGCTGGCGGTCGCGACGCGCTGCGTCGTCGCGTCGGTGGAGTACCGCCGCAGCCCGGAGACCCCGTTCCCCGGCCCGCTGGAGGACGCCTACGCCGCCACCTGTGCGCTCGCCGGGATGCGCCCCGAGCTGGGCGTCGACCCGGACCGGCTCGTGGTGGCCGGTGACAGCGCGGGCGGTGGCCTCGCGGCCGGGGTCACGCTGCTGGCGCGCGACCGTTCCGGGCCCCGGATCACCGGCCAGGTGCTGGTCTACCCGGCGCTCGCGCCCGCGCCGGGCGGGGTGTCCGACGACCCGTCCGACACCGCCGGGGCGGGCGGCGGCCTCTCCCGCGGGGAGATGGACTTCTTCTGGCGCCACTACCTGCCCGATCCCGCCGACCCCGACCCGTACGCCGCACCGCTGCACGCCGCCGACCTGTCCGGGCTCCCGGCCGCGCTGGTGGTCACCGCCGAGCACGACGTGCTGCGCGCGGAGGGCCTCGCCTACGCCTCCCGGCTGCGCTCGGCCGGGGTGCCGGTCACCGCCGTCGACGCCGAGGGGATGATGCACGGCTTCGTCGGCCAGTTCGGCGCCGTGCCGGCCGGGCGCCGCATCCTCGACGACCTCGCCGAGTTCCTGCGCTGA